From a region of the Verrucomicrobiota bacterium genome:
- a CDS encoding response regulator, producing the protein MNILIADDSATNRNLLRAQLESEKFTAFEAADGVEALNVLDREKIDAIISDILMPNMDGYRLCHELRRSDKLKLLPFLVYTSTYHSPADEKLALDLGADKFIRKPASLTAMLDALYDLTHEDKYDEPRKVKPRPELALMKQYSERLVAQLEERNIELEKTRETLRQANEELEQRVREHTAQLAGANQELEAFRRCVAHDLQSPLRAIDGFCRALQEECSDQLPTSGRQYLRRVEEHVQRMRQVIEGLLNLAHVGFLEMVARPVNLSDLAAEIVAELRRSQPEHAAEFRVAPHLVARGDRMLLRAMLANLLGNAWKFTAKRAQARIEFGLVEMSHDGEASPTQNTKIPRRQHANIPIFFVRDNGAGFDTTHADKLFNPFQRLRSGSEFHGNGTGLATVQRIIARHGGLIWAEGKPGEGATFYFTL; encoded by the coding sequence ATGAACATTCTCATCGCTGACGACAGTGCCACCAACCGCAATCTGCTCCGCGCGCAATTGGAATCTGAAAAGTTCACCGCCTTCGAAGCCGCCGATGGCGTCGAGGCGCTCAACGTGCTGGACCGCGAGAAGATTGACGCCATCATTTCTGACATCCTCATGCCGAACATGGACGGCTACCGGCTTTGTCATGAATTGCGGCGCAGCGACAAGTTGAAACTGCTCCCCTTCCTCGTCTATACCAGCACTTACCACTCACCGGCTGATGAAAAGCTCGCGCTGGACCTTGGCGCGGACAAATTCATCCGCAAACCCGCCTCCCTCACCGCCATGCTCGACGCGCTCTACGACCTGACCCACGAAGATAAATATGATGAGCCGCGAAAAGTCAAACCGCGCCCGGAACTGGCGTTGATGAAGCAATACAGCGAGCGGCTCGTGGCCCAGCTCGAAGAAAGAAATATCGAATTGGAAAAAACCAGGGAAACCCTGCGCCAAGCCAACGAGGAACTCGAACAACGCGTCCGCGAACACACCGCGCAACTGGCAGGCGCGAACCAGGAACTGGAAGCCTTCCGCCGTTGCGTGGCCCATGATTTGCAATCGCCGCTGCGGGCGATTGACGGTTTCTGCCGGGCATTGCAGGAGGAGTGCAGCGACCAGCTTCCAACCAGCGGCCGACAATATCTCCGACGGGTTGAAGAACATGTGCAACGCATGCGCCAGGTCATTGAGGGCCTGCTGAATCTGGCCCACGTCGGTTTCCTGGAAATGGTTGCGCGGCCCGTCAACCTCAGCGACCTGGCGGCCGAGATCGTCGCCGAACTGCGCCGCTCGCAGCCGGAGCACGCGGCCGAGTTTCGGGTTGCGCCGCACCTTGTCGCCCGCGGCGACAGGATGCTTCTGCGGGCCATGCTGGCGAATCTCCTGGGCAACGCCTGGAAGTTCACTGCCAAGCGCGCGCAAGCGCGCATCGAATTTGGACTGGTGGAGATGTCGCATGACGGAGAGGCGAGTCCAACCCAAAATACCAAAATACCAAGACGCCAACACGCCAACATTCCGATCTTCTTCGTGCGCGACAACGGCGCCGGTTTCGACACGACCCACGCGGACAAACTATTCAACCCCTTCCAGCGACTGCGTAGCGGGTCCGAATTTCACGGCAACGGCACCGGGCTGGCGACGGTACAACGCATCATAGCCCGCCACGGCGGGCTTATCTGGGCGGAAGGCAAGCCCGGCGAAGGCGCCACTTTCTATTTTACCCTGTGA